Proteins from one Limanda limanda chromosome 9, fLimLim1.1, whole genome shotgun sequence genomic window:
- the chst7 gene encoding carbohydrate sulfotransferase 7 produces the protein MKRRLHKKYLVLILAYSGLLLLIPYVLDYRDRSVQQAGRGLPQQQPRCPELENSVALLWDDGYRANGSDAAEPAANRSQARVHIYVHATWRTGSSFLGELFNQHPDVFYLYEPMWHIWQALYPGDAGSLQGAVRDMMNALYRCDFSVLKLYAGTQNITTSFIFGWKMNKVICSEPLCEGHKRHEVGLVKEDQCAKCPKRDIRELERECKKYPVMVIKGVRVLDLSTLVPLMKDPAINLQIVQLFRDPRAVHNSRLKSKQALVKESIQVLRSKKQADKYKRLLVSSNRVNRAESYVSSAMELICDNWFSDIMLVMNAPPWVRRNYLRLRYEDLVLHPMGELQRLYRFANLSSVPALERFALNMTHGQGYSSDKPFLISSRDAKEAIYAWRERLNVEQINQVEAYCSEVMRQLGYQKNNLDKAT, from the coding sequence atgaagagacgGCTTCACAAGAAGTACCTGGTTCTGATTCTGGCTTACTCCGGGTTGCTGCTGCTCATCCCCTACGTGCTGGACTACCGGGACCGATCCGTGCAGCAGGCGGGCCGGGGGCTCCCGCAGCAGCAGCCCAGATGTCCGGAGCTGGAGAACTCGGTGGCGCTGCTGTGGGATGACGGTTACAGAGCCAACGGCAGCGACGCCGCGGAGCCCGCCGCCAACCGGAGCCAGGCCCGGGTGCACATCTACGTGCACGCCACCTGGAGGACCGGCTCCTCGTTCCTGGGCGAGTTGTTCAACCAGCACCCCGATGTGTTCTACCTGTACGAGCCCATGTGGCACATCTGGCAGGCGCTGTACCCGGGGGACGCCGGCAGCCTGCAGGGCGCCGTGCGGGACATGATGAACGCCCTGTACCGCTGCGACTTCTCCGTGCTCAAACTTTACGCAGGCACGCAGAACATCACCACGTCGTTCATCTTCGGCTGGAAGATGAACAAGGTGATCTGCTCGGAGCCGCTGTGCGAGGGGCACAAGCGCCACGAAGTCGGGCTGGTGAAGGAGGACCAGTGCGCAAAGTGCCCGAAGAGGGACATCAGGGAGCTGGAGCGGGAGTGCAAGAAGTACCCCGTGATGGTGATCAAAGGAGTCCGCGTCCTGGACCTGAGCACCCTGGTGCCTCTGATGAAGGACCCGGCCATCAACCTCCAGATCGTCCAGCTCTTCAGAGACCCGAGGGCCGTGCACAACTCGCGGCTCAAGTCCAAGCAGGCGCTGGTGAAGGAGAGCATCCAGGTGCTGAGGAGCAAGAAGCAGGCCGACAAGTACAAGCGGCTGCTGGTGTCGAGCAACAGGGTGAACCGGGCCGAGAGCTACGTCTCCAGCGCCATGGAGCTCATCTGTGACAACTGGTTCAGTGACATCATGCTGGTGATGAACGCGCCTCCGTGGGTGAGGAGGAACTACCTGCGCCTCCGCTACGAGGACCTGGTCCTGCACCCCATGGGGGAGCTCCAGAGGCTCTACCGCTTCGCCAACCTGTCCAGCGTCCCTGCCCTGGAGAGGTTTGCGCTCAACATGACGCACGGCCAGGGGTACTCCTCGGACAAGCCCTTCCTCATCTCATCCAGAGATGCCAAAGAGGCCATCTACGCGTGGAGGGAGCGGCTCAACGTGGAGCAGATCAACCAGGTGGAGGCCTACTGCAGTGAGGTCATGAGGCAGCTGGGGTATCAGAAGAACAACCTGGACAAAGCCACATGA